One genomic segment of Sminthopsis crassicaudata isolate SCR6 chromosome 2, ASM4859323v1, whole genome shotgun sequence includes these proteins:
- the RPP30 gene encoding ribonuclease P protein subunit p30 isoform X1, whose amino-acid sequence MAVFADLNLKKGSDTKALKGLLEEAAHLGFSIVAINHVVDFKEKKQEIDRPIVPSELFSSLPIVQGKSKPIKILSRLTLIVSDPSHCNVLRATSSRVKLYDIVAVFPKTEKLFHVACTSLDVDLVCISVTEKLPFYFRRPPINVAIERGIGFEISYSSAIKDSTMRRYTISNALSLMQICKGKNVIVSSGAKRPLEIRGPYDVANLGLLFGLSESDAKAAVSTNCRATLLHGETRKTAFGIIYTTKKPRTTEEDDSVPACKKAKCEN is encoded by the exons ATGGCGGTGTTTGCAGATTTGAACCTGAAGAAGGGCTCTGACACAAAAGCGCTTAAGGGGCTTCTAGAGGAAGCCGCTCACC ttgGGTTTTCCATTGTTGCCATTAATCATGTGGTGGActttaaggaaaagaaacag gaaattgaCAGACCAATAGTTCCCTCAGAGCTTTTTTCATCTTTACCTATTGTACAG GGGAAATCAaaaccaattaaaattttaagtagaCTGACACTTATAGTATCAGATCCATCTCATTGCAATGTTCTG AGAGCAACATCTTCTCGCGTCAAGCTTTATGACATTGTTGCAGTCTTTCCTAAGACAGAAAAACTTTTCCAT GTTGCTTGCACAAGTTTAGATGTGGATTTGGTGTGCATATCAGTAACAGAGAAATTGCCATTTTATTTCAGAAGACCTCCCATTAATGTG GCAATTGAGCGAGGCATAGGCTTTGAAATTTCTTATTCTTCTGCCATCAAAGACTCCACAATGAGAAGATACACCATTTCCAATGCTCTCAGTCTGATGCAGATCTGCAAAGGGAAG AATGTAATTGTATCTAGTGGTGCAAAAAGG ccTTTAGAAATAAGAGGACCATATGACGTAGCAAACTT AGGTTTGTTGTTTGGTCTCTCTGAAAGTGATGCTAAGGCAGCAGTGTCCACAAATTGCAGAGCAACACTTCTTCATGGAG agACTAGAAAAACTGCTTTTGGTATTATTTATACAACAAAGAAACCAAGAACAACTGAGGAGGATGACAGTGTTCCAGCCTGCAAAAAAGCCAAGTGTGAGAACTGA
- the RPP30 gene encoding ribonuclease P protein subunit p30 isoform X2, producing MAVFADLNLKKGSDTKALKGLLEEAAHLGFSIVAINHVVDFKEKKQEIDRPIVPSELFSSLPIVQGKSKPIKILSRLTLIVSDPSHCNVLRATSSRVKLYDIVAVFPKTEKLFHVACTSLDVDLVCISVTEKLPFYFRRPPINVAIERGIGFEISYSSAIKDSTMRRYTISNALSLMQICKGKVCLYSEKPLEIRGPYDVANLGLLFGLSESDAKAAVSTNCRATLLHGETRKTAFGIIYTTKKPRTTEEDDSVPACKKAKCEN from the exons ATGGCGGTGTTTGCAGATTTGAACCTGAAGAAGGGCTCTGACACAAAAGCGCTTAAGGGGCTTCTAGAGGAAGCCGCTCACC ttgGGTTTTCCATTGTTGCCATTAATCATGTGGTGGActttaaggaaaagaaacag gaaattgaCAGACCAATAGTTCCCTCAGAGCTTTTTTCATCTTTACCTATTGTACAG GGGAAATCAaaaccaattaaaattttaagtagaCTGACACTTATAGTATCAGATCCATCTCATTGCAATGTTCTG AGAGCAACATCTTCTCGCGTCAAGCTTTATGACATTGTTGCAGTCTTTCCTAAGACAGAAAAACTTTTCCAT GTTGCTTGCACAAGTTTAGATGTGGATTTGGTGTGCATATCAGTAACAGAGAAATTGCCATTTTATTTCAGAAGACCTCCCATTAATGTG GCAATTGAGCGAGGCATAGGCTTTGAAATTTCTTATTCTTCTGCCATCAAAGACTCCACAATGAGAAGATACACCATTTCCAATGCTCTCAGTCTGATGCAGATCTGCAAAGGGAAGGTATGTCTGTACTCTGAGAAA ccTTTAGAAATAAGAGGACCATATGACGTAGCAAACTT AGGTTTGTTGTTTGGTCTCTCTGAAAGTGATGCTAAGGCAGCAGTGTCCACAAATTGCAGAGCAACACTTCTTCATGGAG agACTAGAAAAACTGCTTTTGGTATTATTTATACAACAAAGAAACCAAGAACAACTGAGGAGGATGACAGTGTTCCAGCCTGCAAAAAAGCCAAGTGTGAGAACTGA